Proteins found in one Planctomycetaceae bacterium genomic segment:
- a CDS encoding response regulator transcription factor, whose amino-acid sequence MSKSEKARATVILTKVLLVEDHPIVRQGVRMVVERESDLCICGETDNAVDALVMMAAQKPDVVLIDLSLKDSSGLDLIRQASTQFPDLRMVVLSMRDEALYAERVLRSGAMGYITKEENPANVIEGIRTVLRGNIYISGQMSSKVLSRFANSGTGGGRTPFDTLTDRELEIFELIGNGLPTREIAQRLHISSKTVDSHRENIKDKLKCSSASRLLRQAIHWVQYQEC is encoded by the coding sequence ATGAGCAAATCTGAAAAAGCGCGCGCCACGGTCATATTGACGAAGGTTCTGCTCGTTGAAGACCACCCGATCGTCCGGCAGGGCGTTCGGATGGTGGTCGAACGCGAGAGCGACCTGTGCATCTGCGGCGAGACGGATAACGCCGTTGACGCCCTGGTGATGATGGCCGCCCAGAAACCCGACGTGGTCCTGATCGACCTGAGTCTCAAGGACAGCAGCGGCTTGGATCTGATCCGCCAGGCCAGCACGCAGTTCCCTGATCTGCGGATGGTCGTGCTGTCGATGCGCGACGAGGCGCTCTATGCCGAGCGAGTATTGAGATCGGGGGCGATGGGTTACATCACCAAAGAGGAAAATCCCGCCAACGTCATCGAAGGTATCCGGACGGTGCTGCGGGGAAATATCTATATCAGCGGGCAGATGTCGTCGAAGGTGCTCAGCCGTTTCGCCAACTCCGGAACCGGCGGCGGGCGTACCCCTTTCGACACGCTGACCGATCGCGAACTGGAGATTTTCGAGCTGATCGGCAACGGTCTTCCGACGCGGGAGATCGCCCAGCGGCTTCACATCAGTTCCAAGACCGTCGATTCGCACCGCGAGAACATCAAGGACAAGCTCAAATGCAGCAGCGCCTCGCGCCTGCTCCGCCAGGCGATCCACTGGGTGCAGTACCAGGAATGTTGA
- a CDS encoding sigma-70 family RNA polymerase sigma factor, translated as MVKAIVTSRRRAPAASCSSKDLDKEWLTRMEMELPSLDHVHHRSFSLPGAEERLWGPSSASIDVPNYRLLPQVLDDVPEQPQSRPSLRTHEEKLLFLRYNYAKYRMSKLTRRSGAATQQWGLWRRRAQDAHRKIVHANLPLVPAMAQRATHSGVEFSDLISEGYMAVLRSVEKFDVARGFKFSTYACRSILACFSRLASKARTRHKYCPVQFDPELERSDFIEQRHEQQRTDAIDVVRQVLLKNHAALSDIERTVIQERFGMSDDDQPRTLMQIGKILGLSLERVRQIEKSSLSKIRYALEGSLAV; from the coding sequence GTGGTCAAAGCAATCGTCACATCCCGGCGGCGGGCCCCGGCGGCTTCCTGCAGCAGCAAAGATCTCGACAAGGAATGGCTGACCCGGATGGAGATGGAACTGCCCAGCCTGGATCACGTTCATCATCGCAGTTTCTCGCTGCCAGGGGCGGAGGAGCGGCTGTGGGGGCCGTCCTCGGCGTCGATCGACGTGCCGAACTACCGCCTGCTCCCGCAGGTGCTCGATGACGTGCCCGAGCAACCGCAGAGCCGCCCCTCGCTGCGAACGCACGAGGAGAAACTACTGTTCCTGCGATACAACTACGCCAAGTACCGCATGTCGAAGCTGACGCGCCGCAGCGGCGCTGCGACGCAGCAGTGGGGGCTCTGGCGGCGCCGCGCCCAGGACGCCCACCGCAAGATCGTGCATGCCAATCTGCCGCTGGTTCCGGCGATGGCCCAGCGAGCCACCCACAGCGGCGTGGAGTTCAGCGACCTGATCTCGGAAGGCTACATGGCCGTTCTGCGCAGCGTCGAGAAGTTCGACGTCGCGCGCGGGTTCAAGTTTTCGACCTACGCCTGCCGCTCGATCCTGGCCTGCTTCTCGCGCCTGGCCAGCAAGGCCCGCACGCGGCACAAATACTGCCCCGTGCAGTTCGACCCGGAACTGGAGCGCAGCGACTTCATCGAACAGCGCCACGAACAGCAGCGCACCGATGCCATCGACGTCGTGCGCCAGGTGCTGCTCAAGAACCATGCCGCCCTGAGCGACATCGAACGCACCGTCATCCAGGAACGCTTTGGAATGTCTGACGACGATCAACCGCGCACGCTCATGCAGATCGGCAAGATCCTGGGGTTGTCGCTGGAACGCGTGCGGCAGATCGAGAAGAGTTCGCTATCGAAGATCCGTTATGCCCTGGAGGGCAGCCTGGCGGTCTAA
- a CDS encoding ferredoxin, translating into MKAIVDETCIGCELCVDICPEVFQMGDDGFAKPITDPVPAELRAKTTEAAESCPVDAIHIEE; encoded by the coding sequence ATGAAAGCCATCGTCGACGAAACCTGCATCGGCTGCGAATTGTGCGTGGACATCTGCCCGGAAGTCTTCCAGATGGGCGACGACGGCTTCGCCAAGCCCATCACCGACCCGGTCCCGGCGGAACTGCGCGCGAAAACCACCGAAGCCGCCGAGAGCTGTCCCGTCGATGCCATCCACATCGAGGAGTAG
- a CDS encoding sugar-binding domain-containing protein: MAIPRNEYPRPQFVRKDWLCLNGPWEFEIDAGDTGAERGLTERPLADKIIVPFCPESKLSGLEHLDFMNTVWYRRTVSIPKAWSGRNVLLHFEAVDYEATVWVNGRKVGQHRGGWCGFTCDLTGAAQGGGKATIVVRARDLRADAGKPAGKQINWAYHPSGCNYPRTTGIWQSVWMEPVPAVRLNPPRITPDVRGGRFLLTQPITNSRPGTALRVTLRDAKGIVCTVKADATQDFTPTLDLPIPKSRRRLWCCEDPFLYDIRIELLDGRGKVIDAADSYAGLRSITIDGKAVKLNGRSVFQRLVLDQGYYPDGILTAPSDKALVKDIELSMAAGFNGARLHQKVFEQRFLYHADRMGYLVWGEFGDWGIDKASPKATYIGQWLEVLQRDYNHPSIVGWCPLNETGQPIPDGVEGLDDLTHGLFLAAKAMDTTRPVIDASGYSHRRQDTDIYDSHDYEQDPASFKARHASLAQDDPYVNPGKAGQWSLPYAGQPFFISEFGGTWWHLEMNTHREKYASDLSWGFGMSPMTLEEFYQRFEGLCGVLLDDPHMFGYCYTQLTDVFQEQNGVYLFDRKPKFNIARLRRAQARPAAIEHYGVRQP, translated from the coding sequence ATGGCGATTCCGAGGAACGAGTACCCGCGGCCGCAGTTTGTGCGCAAAGACTGGCTGTGCCTTAACGGCCCGTGGGAGTTCGAGATCGATGCCGGCGACACCGGGGCCGAACGCGGTTTGACCGAGCGACCCCTGGCGGACAAGATCATCGTGCCCTTCTGCCCCGAGAGCAAACTTTCGGGCCTGGAGCATCTGGATTTCATGAACACCGTGTGGTACCGCCGCACGGTGAGCATCCCCAAGGCCTGGAGCGGCCGAAACGTGCTGCTGCATTTCGAGGCCGTCGACTACGAGGCCACCGTCTGGGTCAACGGCAGGAAGGTCGGCCAGCACCGCGGCGGGTGGTGCGGTTTCACGTGCGATCTGACGGGAGCCGCCCAGGGCGGCGGCAAAGCGACGATCGTCGTCCGCGCGCGGGACCTACGGGCCGACGCCGGCAAACCCGCCGGCAAGCAAATCAACTGGGCATACCACCCCAGCGGCTGCAACTACCCGCGCACGACGGGTATCTGGCAGAGCGTGTGGATGGAACCGGTTCCGGCGGTGCGTCTCAATCCCCCGCGGATCACGCCCGACGTGCGCGGCGGGCGATTCCTGCTGACCCAGCCCATCACGAACAGCCGCCCCGGCACCGCCCTGCGCGTGACGCTGCGCGACGCCAAAGGCATCGTCTGCACCGTCAAGGCCGATGCCACGCAGGACTTCACCCCCACGCTCGATCTGCCGATCCCCAAGAGCCGCCGGCGGCTGTGGTGCTGCGAAGATCCGTTCCTCTACGATATCCGAATCGAGTTGCTCGACGGGCGGGGCAAAGTCATCGACGCCGCTGACAGCTACGCCGGCCTGCGCAGCATCACGATCGACGGCAAGGCGGTGAAGCTCAACGGCCGCAGCGTCTTCCAGCGCCTCGTGCTGGACCAGGGCTATTACCCTGATGGCATCCTGACGGCGCCCTCGGACAAGGCGCTGGTCAAGGACATCGAGTTGTCGATGGCGGCGGGCTTCAACGGCGCGCGGCTGCACCAGAAGGTGTTTGAACAGCGGTTCCTCTACCACGCCGACCGGATGGGCTACCTGGTCTGGGGCGAGTTCGGCGACTGGGGCATCGACAAGGCCTCGCCTAAGGCTACGTACATCGGCCAGTGGCTCGAGGTGCTGCAGCGCGACTACAACCACCCGTCGATCGTCGGATGGTGCCCGCTCAACGAGACCGGTCAGCCGATCCCCGACGGCGTCGAGGGGCTCGACGATCTGACGCACGGGCTGTTCCTGGCCGCCAAGGCGATGGACACGACTCGCCCGGTAATCGACGCGTCGGGCTACTCGCACCGCCGGCAGGACACCGACATCTACGACAGCCACGACTACGAACAGGACCCGGCGAGTTTCAAGGCCCGCCACGCAAGCCTGGCGCAGGACGACCCGTACGTCAACCCGGGCAAGGCCGGCCAATGGTCGCTGCCGTACGCGGGTCAGCCGTTCTTCATCAGCGAGTTCGGCGGCACGTGGTGGCACCTGGAGATGAACACGCACCGCGAGAAGTACGCCTCCGATCTGTCGTGGGGCTTCGGCATGTCGCCGATGACGCTGGAAGAGTTCTACCAGCGGTTCGAAGGCCTTTGCGGCGTGCTGCTGGACGACCCGCACATGTTCGGCTACTGCTACACGCAGCTCACCGACGTCTTTCAGGAGCAGAACGGGGTCTACCTCTTCGACCGCAAGCCCAAGTTCAACATCGCCCGCCTGCGCCGCGCGCAGGCGCGCCCGGCCGCGATCGAGCACTATGGAGTGCGGCAGCCTTAG
- a CDS encoding protease inhibitor I42 family protein: MRKIAAIVTVLFLANFAVADLCPKCSDRMFTCDIGTCRSCSGDTSSGAFTLCRACSAKQGKCQACLAALAAATTQPATKPADKPADEPAAKVVAADQDGKTVEVAMGQKLIIRLSGNMTTGFAWTVAKIEGDAVKLVGKIEYEQAPARGRVGVGGTFVATFEPVKVGQSVLTLEYKRPWEKNTPPAKTFTLTVQVKASALKAAAESAREQERLQTSKAAWLKLKAASGGNYEYDVKFQSWVGFGQTTTIVAKEGKVVQRRLEKFNRNQVQVVRLSPDGTTVEQPQPKPEGWTESADALGSHGDGAAAKSIDELYDDAQKVLAVGVPEHGKLYVAYYPNGVLQHCFWVDTRIADDVPRHGPIISALRMGQPANP; this comes from the coding sequence ATGAGAAAGATCGCCGCAATCGTGACCGTATTGTTCCTGGCCAACTTCGCCGTCGCCGACCTATGCCCCAAGTGCTCTGACAGAATGTTCACCTGCGATATCGGCACGTGCCGAAGCTGCAGCGGGGATACCTCCAGCGGAGCCTTCACGCTCTGCCGGGCCTGCTCGGCCAAGCAGGGCAAGTGCCAGGCATGCCTGGCGGCGCTGGCGGCCGCGACAACGCAGCCTGCCACCAAGCCCGCCGACAAACCCGCGGACGAACCGGCGGCGAAAGTCGTCGCCGCGGACCAGGACGGAAAGACCGTCGAGGTGGCGATGGGGCAGAAGCTCATCATCCGCCTGAGCGGCAACATGACCACCGGATTCGCCTGGACCGTCGCCAAAATTGAAGGCGACGCGGTCAAGCTCGTCGGCAAGATCGAATACGAACAAGCCCCCGCGCGCGGCCGCGTCGGCGTCGGCGGAACGTTCGTCGCCACGTTCGAGCCCGTCAAGGTCGGTCAAAGCGTTTTGACCCTGGAGTACAAACGCCCGTGGGAAAAGAACACCCCGCCGGCCAAAACCTTCACCCTGACGGTGCAGGTGAAGGCCTCTGCGCTCAAGGCCGCCGCAGAGTCTGCGCGCGAGCAGGAGCGGTTGCAGACGAGCAAGGCGGCCTGGCTCAAGCTCAAGGCCGCCTCTGGCGGCAATTACGAATACGACGTGAAGTTCCAGAGTTGGGTCGGATTCGGCCAGACGACCACCATCGTTGCCAAAGAGGGCAAGGTGGTCCAGAGGCGGCTGGAAAAGTTCAATCGAAACCAGGTGCAGGTGGTTCGCCTGTCGCCCGATGGGACGACGGTCGAGCAGCCTCAGCCCAAACCCGAGGGCTGGACCGAGAGCGCCGACGCGCTGGGCAGCCATGGCGACGGCGCGGCGGCCAAGAGCATCGACGAGTTGTATGATGATGCGCAGAAAGTGCTCGCCGTCGGCGTGCCCGAACACGGCAAGCTGTACGTGGCCTATTATCCCAACGGCGTGCTGCAGCACTGCTTCTGGGTCGACACCCGCATCGCGGACGATGTCCCGCGCCACGGGCCCATCATCAGCGCCTTGCGCATGGGCCAACCCGCCAATCCGTAA